One part of the Streptomyces sp. AM 2-1-1 genome encodes these proteins:
- a CDS encoding glycoside hydrolase family 48 protein: protein MTAMAGTQAQAASVQCSVDYKANDWGSGYTAELTLTNRGTAALDGWTLTYQQTGNQQLTNGWNGTWSQAGKAVTVKNAAWNGTIAAGAATSTGAQFTYSGTNAAPTTFAVNGTTCAGAHQPPIALLTSPAAGSVFTAGDAVPLAATAAAADGARISKVEFYDDTTLLGTDTTSPYTYSATGLTAGGHSVYARAYDSLGASAESTPAGITVVSGPALVATPTQLGVQQGKSGTFNVSLSTKPTSNVTVTVARTAGNTGLSVSSGASLTFTPSNWSTAQKVTIAANATGTGAATFTVTAPGHAATAVTATELAATKEYDGRFLDLYGKITDPANGYFSPEGIPYHSVETLIVEAPDQGHETTSEAYSYLIWLQAMYGKITGDWTKFNGAWGTMEKYMIPTHADQPTNSYYNASKPATYAPEHAEPSQYPAVLDGSAASGQDPIAGELKTAYGTDDIYGMHWIQDVDNTYGYGNTPGGTCSGGPTKSGPSYINTFQRGAQESVWETVTHPTCDNFTYGGKNGYLDLFTGDSSYAKQWKFTNAPDADARAVQAAYWADVWAGEQGKKSEVSATVAKAAKMGDYLRYAMFDKYFKKIGNCVGPTTCPAGTGKDSSHYLMSWYYAWGGATDTSAGWAWRIGSSHAHGGYQNPMAAYALSSVADLKPKSATGAQDWAKSLDRQLEFYRWLQSDEGAIAGGATNSWNGSYAQAPAGTPTFYGMYYDEKPVYHDPPSNQWFGFQAWSMERVAEYYHESGDADAKAVLDKWVDWALSETTVNPDGTYQVPSTLQWTGAPDTWNASAPGANAALHVTVADYTNDVGVTGAYARTLTYYAAKSGDAEAKATAKALLDGMWDHYQDDAGIAVPETRADYNRFDDPVYVPSGWTGKMPNGETVDNKSTFLSIRSFYKDDPEWPKVQAYLDGGAAPVFTYHRFWAQSDIALALGAYSDLLE, encoded by the coding sequence ATGACCGCGATGGCCGGAACCCAGGCACAGGCGGCCTCCGTCCAGTGCAGTGTCGACTACAAGGCCAATGACTGGGGTTCGGGCTACACCGCCGAACTCACCCTCACCAACCGCGGTACCGCCGCCCTGGACGGCTGGACCCTCACCTACCAGCAGACGGGCAACCAGCAGCTGACGAACGGGTGGAACGGCACCTGGTCGCAGGCGGGCAAGGCCGTCACCGTCAAGAACGCCGCCTGGAACGGCACCATCGCCGCCGGGGCGGCCACCTCCACGGGCGCCCAGTTCACCTACAGCGGCACCAACGCGGCTCCCACCACCTTCGCGGTCAACGGCACCACCTGTGCCGGCGCCCACCAGCCTCCGATCGCCCTCCTCACCAGCCCGGCGGCCGGTTCCGTCTTCACCGCGGGCGACGCCGTCCCCCTGGCCGCCACCGCGGCCGCCGCGGACGGCGCCCGGATCAGCAAGGTCGAGTTCTACGACGACACCACGCTGCTGGGTACGGACACCACCTCGCCCTACACCTACAGCGCCACCGGCCTGACCGCGGGCGGCCACTCCGTCTACGCCCGTGCCTACGACAGCCTGGGCGCCTCGGCGGAATCGACGCCGGCCGGCATCACGGTCGTCTCCGGACCGGCGCTCGTCGCCACGCCGACCCAACTCGGCGTCCAGCAGGGCAAGTCGGGCACCTTCAACGTGTCGCTCTCGACCAAGCCCACCTCCAACGTCACGGTCACCGTGGCCCGGACCGCCGGGAACACGGGTCTGAGCGTCAGTAGCGGGGCGAGCCTGACCTTCACCCCGTCCAACTGGTCCACCGCGCAGAAGGTGACCATCGCGGCCAACGCGACCGGCACCGGCGCCGCGACCTTCACCGTGACGGCCCCCGGCCACGCCGCCACCGCCGTCACCGCCACCGAGCTGGCAGCCACCAAGGAGTACGACGGGCGCTTCCTCGACCTCTACGGAAAGATCACCGACCCGGCCAACGGCTACTTCTCACCCGAGGGCATCCCCTACCACTCGGTCGAGACCCTGATCGTCGAAGCCCCCGACCAGGGCCACGAGACGACCTCGGAGGCGTACAGCTACCTGATCTGGCTCCAGGCGATGTACGGCAAGATCACCGGCGACTGGACCAAGTTCAACGGTGCGTGGGGCACCATGGAGAAGTACATGATCCCCACCCACGCCGACCAGCCGACGAACTCGTACTACAACGCGTCGAAGCCCGCCACCTACGCGCCCGAGCACGCCGAACCCTCGCAGTACCCGGCCGTACTCGACGGCTCCGCCGCCTCCGGCCAGGACCCCATCGCCGGTGAGCTCAAGACCGCCTACGGCACCGACGACATCTACGGGATGCACTGGATCCAGGACGTCGACAACACCTACGGCTACGGCAACACCCCCGGCGGCACCTGCAGCGGCGGCCCGACCAAGTCCGGCCCGTCCTACATCAACACCTTCCAGCGCGGCGCCCAGGAATCCGTCTGGGAGACCGTCACCCACCCGACCTGCGACAACTTCACGTACGGCGGGAAGAACGGCTACCTGGACCTGTTCACCGGAGACTCCTCCTACGCCAAGCAGTGGAAGTTCACCAACGCCCCCGACGCCGACGCCCGCGCGGTCCAGGCCGCCTACTGGGCCGACGTCTGGGCCGGCGAGCAGGGCAAGAAGAGCGAGGTCTCCGCCACCGTCGCCAAGGCCGCGAAGATGGGTGACTACCTCCGCTACGCCATGTTCGACAAGTACTTCAAAAAGATCGGCAACTGCGTCGGTCCGACCACCTGCCCCGCCGGCACCGGCAAGGACAGCTCCCACTACCTGATGTCCTGGTACTACGCCTGGGGCGGCGCCACCGACACCTCGGCCGGCTGGGCCTGGCGCATCGGCTCCAGCCACGCGCACGGCGGCTACCAGAACCCGATGGCCGCGTACGCGCTGAGTTCGGTCGCCGACCTCAAGCCGAAGTCGGCCACCGGAGCGCAGGACTGGGCGAAGAGCCTCGACCGGCAACTGGAGTTCTACCGCTGGCTCCAGTCCGACGAGGGCGCCATCGCGGGCGGCGCCACCAACAGCTGGAACGGCAGCTACGCCCAGGCCCCGGCCGGAACCCCCACCTTCTACGGGATGTACTACGACGAGAAGCCCGTCTACCACGACCCGCCGTCCAACCAGTGGTTCGGCTTCCAGGCGTGGTCGATGGAGCGCGTCGCCGAGTACTACCACGAGTCGGGCGACGCGGACGCCAAGGCCGTGCTCGACAAGTGGGTCGACTGGGCGCTGTCCGAGACGACCGTCAACCCGGACGGCACCTACCAGGTTCCCTCCACCCTCCAGTGGACGGGGGCGCCCGACACCTGGAACGCGTCGGCCCCCGGCGCCAACGCGGCTCTCCACGTCACCGTCGCCGACTACACCAACGACGTCGGTGTCACCGGTGCCTACGCCCGCACCCTGACCTACTACGCCGCCAAGTCCGGTGACGCGGAGGCCAAGGCCACGGCGAAGGCGCTCCTCGACGGCATGTGGGACCACTACCAGGACGACGCCGGCATCGCCGTGCCGGAGACCCGCGCCGACTACAACCGCTTCGACGACCCGGTCTACGTCCCCAGCGGCTGGACCGGCAAGATGCCGAACGGCGAGACGGTCGACAACAAGTCCACGTTCCTGTCGATCCGTTCCTTCTACAAGGACGACCCGGAGTGGCCGAAGGTGCAGGCCTACCTGGACGGCGGAGCCGCCCCGGTCTTCACCTACCACCGGTTCTGGGCCCAGTCCGACATCGCACTCGCCCTGGGAGCGTATTCCGATCTCCTGGAGTGA
- a CDS encoding DUF4230 domain-containing protein: MTATTEPDSTERRGTEPARLAAKKRGWVKPLGICAAVLALLFAGTRLSLVPGLGDIFGERTNDRSGPAVLKSIQDMSAYEAASGNFQVVVDLEKDAKFLPDAVRGTRTLYVGAGTVGASVDLGKVGEDGVIVNDDRTEATLTLPHAVLGKPALDPDRSYSVSKQRGLLDRLGDFFSDNPGSEQAVNKLAAQHIGEAAKESGLTARAEKNTANMLKGLLGSLGFTKVTVNYAMPQGS; encoded by the coding sequence ATGACGGCCACCACGGAACCAGACAGCACCGAGCGGCGCGGGACAGAGCCCGCCCGTCTGGCCGCGAAGAAGCGGGGATGGGTCAAGCCCCTCGGCATCTGCGCCGCGGTCCTGGCTCTCCTCTTCGCGGGCACCCGGCTCAGCCTCGTGCCGGGCCTGGGCGACATCTTCGGAGAGCGGACCAACGACCGCTCGGGGCCCGCGGTGCTCAAGTCGATCCAGGACATGAGCGCGTACGAGGCCGCCTCCGGGAACTTCCAGGTCGTCGTCGATCTGGAGAAGGACGCCAAGTTCCTCCCGGACGCGGTCCGCGGGACGCGCACCCTGTACGTCGGGGCGGGCACGGTCGGCGCCTCCGTCGACCTCGGCAAGGTCGGTGAGGACGGGGTGATCGTCAACGACGACCGGACCGAGGCCACGCTCACCCTGCCGCACGCGGTTCTCGGCAAGCCCGCACTCGACCCCGACCGGTCCTACTCGGTCTCCAAGCAGCGCGGTCTGCTGGACCGACTCGGGGACTTCTTCTCCGACAACCCGGGCAGCGAGCAGGCGGTCAACAAGCTCGCCGCCCAGCACATCGGGGAGGCGGCGAAGGAGAGCGGCCTCACGGCCCGGGCGGAGAAGAACACCGCGAACATGCTCAAGGGCCTCCTGGGGTCGCTCGGGTTCACCAAGGTCACGGTGAACTACGCCATGCCCCAGGGGTCGTAG